AAGAACGCCCGGTCATGGTGTCTTCAACCATATGAAAGAATTACGTCCAGCTCATGCCTTAAAGTACGGTCGAAGTGGCTTAAAGGTCTATCGTTACTGGAACTTAAAGAGTGAGAAGCACACGGATGATGTTGACCAAACTGCCGAAAAAATTCAGTGGCTTTTACAAGATACGGTAGAAAGGCAGCTTGTAGCGGATGTACCGGTGAGTACATTTCTTTCAGGTGGCGTGGACTCAAGCGCATTAACAGCGTTTGCTGCAAAATATTTTGAAAAAGAAGGAAGAGGTCCACTTCACACCTATTCCGTAGATTATATCGATAATGATAAGTATTTTAAAGCGAATGATTTTCAGCCAAATGCAGATGGTCCTTGGATTAAAGAAGTTTCGGAGTTTCTTGGAACAACACATCATTCTTGTGTCATTACAAATGAAGATTTGGCTGGCTATTTAAAGGAAGCAGTTCTTGTTCGAGATTTACCGGGAATGGCTGACATTGACTCATCATTACTTTGGTTCTGTAAGCAAATCAAGAAAGATGTGACTGTTGGTTTATCGGGGGAATGTGCAGATGAAATCTTTGGTGGTTATCCTTGGTTTCACCGTGAAGATTTAATGAACCGTGATAGTTTTCCATGGATGCATTCAACGCTAGAGCGTGAAGCATTATTAAATGAAGAATGGCGTGGAAAATTACAGCTAAAAGATTATGTGATAAGTCGTTATCAAGATACAATAGCAGAAACACCACGTCTGGAAGGTGAAAGTAAAGAAGATGCCCGTCGGAGAGAATTATTTTATTTAAATAAGGTTTGGTTTATGACAACATTACTTGACCGTAAAGACCGTATGAGCATGGGAGCAAGCTTAGAGGTAAGGGTTCCATTTGCGGATCATCGTCTAGTCGAGTACGTTTGGAATATTCCATGGGAAATGAAAAACCTAGAAGGTCGAGAAAAAGGAATTTTACGAAAAGCATTAGAAGGTGTGTTACCTGACAATGTATTATACCGTAAAAAAAGTCCTTACCCGAAAACTCATAATCCGCATTATACAAATGCTGTAAAAGGTTGGCTACAAGAAATTGTTGCTGACCCTAGTTCACCAATATTACAATTTGTAAATAAGAATAAAGTCCAAGAGATTATTGATACCGATGGAGCGGCATTTAAGAAACCTTGGTTCGGGCAACTGATGACAGGCCCTCAGTTAATTGCTCATCTCTGCCAGATTGATACTTGGTTACGTGAGTATAAAATTACGATTAAGGAATAAAAGCAAAAGCAACCTAGAATAAATACTCTAGGTTGCTTTTATAGTTCGAGGACATAAATGAAATGAAAATAAAAGTCTTAAATAATCAATTTTTTATGGTAAAGTTTCTTTTAGGACTGAAGGGGGTTATTAGAATGACCAAGAATTTTAAATTAGAGCAACCAAAAATTCCGTTAGACATACAGCCGGTAAACTTTC
This region of Anaerobacillus alkaliphilus genomic DNA includes:
- the asnB gene encoding asparagine synthase (glutamine-hydrolyzing): MCGITGWIDWNKDLTKEVKAVERMAATLSKRGPDDYRVWSTPHAAFGHTRLVVVDPEGGKQPMTKSVHEKGYTIAYNGELYNTEDLRRELLRKGHSFKSHSDTEVLLTSFIEWGPDCVNHLNGIFAFAIWDQEKDELFIARDRLGVKPLFYQELNGALVFGSELKAVLAHPEVKAEVTREGLAEVFGLGPSRTPGHGVFNHMKELRPAHALKYGRSGLKVYRYWNLKSEKHTDDVDQTAEKIQWLLQDTVERQLVADVPVSTFLSGGVDSSALTAFAAKYFEKEGRGPLHTYSVDYIDNDKYFKANDFQPNADGPWIKEVSEFLGTTHHSCVITNEDLAGYLKEAVLVRDLPGMADIDSSLLWFCKQIKKDVTVGLSGECADEIFGGYPWFHREDLMNRDSFPWMHSTLEREALLNEEWRGKLQLKDYVISRYQDTIAETPRLEGESKEDARRRELFYLNKVWFMTTLLDRKDRMSMGASLEVRVPFADHRLVEYVWNIPWEMKNLEGREKGILRKALEGVLPDNVLYRKKSPYPKTHNPHYTNAVKGWLQEIVADPSSPILQFVNKNKVQEIIDTDGAAFKKPWFGQLMTGPQLIAHLCQIDTWLREYKITIKE